In one Geoglobus acetivorans genomic region, the following are encoded:
- a CDS encoding MBL fold metallo-hydrolase, whose product MKLADGVHLIEGRNGGRFPYCNCLLVDSLLIDSSCGEDRLEAILGKFDRLVLTHTHPDHASGAWLAEKYGKRVYTPHPATTVEELARRFAPEVADEWIDFAKNMAGLRDFSGALYDEGHDFSTKDHEVELIKTEGHTVDMHLFLIDGRILFSADIDLTPFGPWYGNPESDPELFRRSIESLFDYDFTVIVPSHRKPVRGRESIETLLMEFLEHFDRREEVISELLGRGYSIDMIVEHSPIYGGKKPAWKNILNYFERNMVIKHVKKLEGRD is encoded by the coding sequence GTGAAGCTTGCAGATGGTGTTCACCTCATTGAGGGTCGGAATGGGGGCCGGTTTCCCTACTGCAACTGTCTGCTTGTCGATAGCCTTCTGATCGATTCAAGCTGCGGAGAGGACAGGCTTGAGGCCATTCTTGGCAAATTCGACAGGCTTGTTCTCACCCACACCCATCCCGACCACGCATCCGGGGCATGGCTTGCTGAAAAGTACGGGAAAAGGGTTTACACTCCGCATCCGGCCACAACGGTGGAGGAACTTGCCAGAAGGTTCGCTCCTGAAGTTGCGGATGAGTGGATTGATTTTGCAAAAAACATGGCCGGCCTGAGGGACTTCAGCGGTGCTCTGTATGATGAAGGCCACGATTTCAGCACGAAAGACCACGAAGTTGAGCTGATAAAGACTGAAGGACACACGGTGGACATGCACCTGTTCCTGATTGATGGCAGAATTCTGTTCTCGGCAGACATAGACCTGACACCATTTGGCCCCTGGTATGGAAACCCTGAGAGCGATCCGGAGCTGTTCAGGAGGAGCATCGAGTCTCTTTTTGACTACGATTTCACGGTAATCGTCCCGTCCCACCGTAAACCTGTCAGGGGCAGGGAGAGCATAGAAACCCTCCTGATGGAATTTCTTGAGCATTTCGACAGAAGGGAAGAGGTAATCTCAGAACTTCTGGGCAGGGGTTACAGCATTGACATGATTGTCGAACACTCTCCCATTTACGGTGGTAAGAAACCGGCCTGGAAAAACATCCTCAACTACTTCGAGAGGAACATGGTCATCAAGCATGTGAAAAAATTGGAGGGCAGAGATTAA
- a CDS encoding MFS transporter: MERRILTVSIARFADSVGSGMAYFALPILISSLATSQLPIDLVSGIVISIWGLVATLVQPLAGKVIERSARPKKFLSLSLLLTAILILFYTSIRTVEELLFLRVVLGIIESFLMVSSLTLVISLAGKKKGQSFGIYNTFTDLGFSVSPIMAGILISFNLNIVFYISALFVLVSSIGVFMLVDEPEISEMKKKKSGFRDVSREIYPILVSLMFVVALMSSIVPLENSFLERLNITPLEFGLSFSIYLITRTLSNTYAGYLADRHGGLKAYTISSLLISVTSLLILIPNIYVFLGVRFIQGFIVALVYTSATVTIAERSGLSYAMSMSILSSVITAGLTAGPLIAGMMSGYIGFESPYILFSLLISVPVVLQTLKNKRGQFQPLKS, translated from the coding sequence GTGGAGCGCAGAATACTGACAGTGTCGATCGCAAGATTTGCGGATTCAGTGGGGAGTGGTATGGCCTATTTTGCACTGCCAATCCTGATTTCGTCACTCGCAACCAGCCAGCTCCCAATAGACCTTGTCTCAGGCATAGTCATATCCATCTGGGGCCTTGTGGCAACTCTCGTACAGCCTCTGGCAGGAAAGGTGATTGAAAGATCAGCAAGACCGAAGAAATTTCTTTCACTCTCTCTGCTGCTCACGGCAATCCTCATTCTCTTCTACACATCCATAAGGACTGTTGAGGAACTTCTTTTCCTCAGGGTTGTGCTTGGAATTATTGAAAGCTTTCTCATGGTATCCAGCCTCACGCTCGTCATTTCTCTTGCTGGAAAAAAGAAGGGGCAGAGCTTCGGTATCTACAACACCTTCACCGACTTGGGGTTTTCGGTTTCACCCATCATGGCGGGAATTCTCATAAGCTTCAACCTGAACATTGTCTTTTACATCTCAGCCTTATTCGTTCTGGTATCCTCCATAGGTGTATTCATGCTGGTGGATGAGCCTGAAATATCGGAGATGAAAAAGAAAAAGAGCGGTTTTAGAGATGTTAGCAGGGAGATCTACCCCATCCTCGTGTCCCTCATGTTCGTCGTTGCGCTCATGTCTTCCATAGTCCCTCTTGAAAACTCGTTCCTCGAAAGACTGAACATCACTCCACTGGAATTCGGACTGTCTTTCAGCATCTATCTCATCACCAGAACCCTCTCAAACACCTATGCCGGATATCTGGCTGACAGACACGGTGGTTTGAAGGCATACACAATTTCATCTCTCCTGATCTCGGTAACTTCCCTTCTGATCCTGATTCCGAACATCTACGTTTTTCTCGGTGTCAGGTTCATTCAGGGATTTATCGTGGCGCTTGTTTACACCTCAGCCACCGTTACCATAGCCGAAAGGAGCGGCCTGAGCTATGCAATGTCAATGAGCATCCTCTCGTCAGTCATAACCGCAGGACTGACCGCTGGTCCGCTGATCGCCGGCATGATGAGCGGCTACATTGGTTTCGAATCACCATACATACTCTTTTCCCTGCTCATATCGGTGCCGGTCGTTCTTCAGACCCTGAAAAATAAGAGGGGTCAGTTCCAGCCCCTGAAATCGTAA
- a CDS encoding aldehyde ferredoxin oxidoreductase family protein, translating to MMYAGKLLRINLNSGDVKTFRPGKDLYREFLGGGGLAVNLHLDMESYSADPLGPENPLILMTGPLTASAPSCSRLQFTARSPLTLGWGESSTGGRIATYIKRAGWDGLIIEGKSNRPVYITVSSEGAEIRDADHLWGKTTFETQDEIRKDVGEVSTAVIGPAGENLVRYACVLVDNSRAAGRTGMGAVMGSKNLKGIAVLKEDEFTPEPENPEAYRDSVKQLADRIKENFTANMLKEVGTGGYVESAEMFGDLPVRYFTSGVFGKAESISANYLVEKYLKKHDGCMGCAIRCGKVLEYNGGEYHLPEYETLASFGSLLMIDSGEKLIEMNHAANALGIDTISAGVTIGMAMYLTENNLADFGVRFGDAEGAFSLLHDIAFKRGNGNLLAEGTMRVEQKLGLNGIAAHVRGLEIPMHDPRAFFSLAVAYATNNRGACHLPHQMYNVEMGLKIKEYGIESEDRFENRGKGIITARMQNFTEIFNSLVMCAFVPAKPSHIASLLTHGLGVDYPVDRIYEIGEKTFLAKRRFNELAGRGRDHDRLPEIILQPVDGGSEGNVPDIEYQLKEYYDFRGWN from the coding sequence ATGATGTATGCGGGAAAGCTTTTGAGAATCAATCTCAATAGCGGCGATGTTAAAACCTTCAGGCCCGGAAAGGACCTCTACAGGGAGTTTCTCGGTGGCGGCGGTCTGGCTGTGAACCTGCATCTCGACATGGAGTCATACAGCGCTGACCCACTTGGCCCTGAGAACCCGTTGATTCTCATGACCGGTCCGCTCACCGCCTCTGCTCCATCGTGTTCAAGACTGCAGTTCACGGCAAGGTCTCCGCTGACCCTCGGGTGGGGCGAGAGCAGTACTGGCGGAAGAATTGCAACATACATCAAGAGGGCAGGATGGGATGGTCTGATCATTGAGGGAAAGAGCAACAGGCCTGTTTACATAACTGTCAGCTCTGAGGGGGCTGAAATCAGGGATGCAGACCACCTCTGGGGGAAAACGACTTTCGAAACTCAGGATGAGATAAGAAAAGACGTGGGAGAAGTGTCAACGGCAGTGATCGGCCCGGCTGGAGAGAATCTGGTGAGATATGCATGTGTCCTGGTCGACAACTCGAGAGCGGCCGGGAGAACCGGAATGGGGGCGGTTATGGGCAGCAAAAATCTTAAGGGTATTGCGGTGCTGAAGGAAGATGAGTTCACTCCGGAACCCGAGAACCCGGAAGCTTACAGAGATTCCGTAAAACAGCTTGCCGACAGGATAAAGGAGAACTTCACGGCAAACATGCTCAAGGAAGTGGGCACGGGAGGTTACGTTGAGTCTGCAGAAATGTTCGGTGATCTGCCCGTCAGGTACTTCACCTCCGGAGTTTTCGGTAAAGCCGAGAGCATCTCCGCAAACTATCTGGTGGAGAAGTACCTCAAGAAACACGACGGGTGCATGGGTTGTGCAATAAGGTGCGGCAAGGTTCTCGAGTACAATGGAGGGGAATATCATCTGCCGGAATACGAAACCCTCGCATCTTTCGGTTCCCTGCTGATGATTGATTCTGGAGAGAAGCTGATTGAGATGAATCACGCTGCCAACGCTCTTGGCATTGATACGATTTCTGCTGGAGTTACCATCGGCATGGCGATGTATCTCACTGAAAACAACCTTGCCGACTTTGGAGTGAGGTTCGGTGATGCTGAAGGGGCCTTCAGCCTTCTCCATGACATAGCGTTCAAAAGGGGAAACGGCAACCTCCTTGCAGAGGGTACGATGAGGGTTGAGCAGAAGCTTGGCCTTAACGGAATTGCGGCCCACGTCAGGGGTCTTGAGATTCCAATGCATGATCCGAGGGCGTTTTTCAGTCTTGCGGTGGCCTACGCAACAAACAACAGAGGGGCATGTCACCTGCCTCACCAGATGTACAACGTCGAGATGGGCCTGAAGATAAAAGAATACGGTATTGAGAGCGAGGACAGATTCGAAAACAGGGGCAAGGGGATCATAACTGCCAGAATGCAGAACTTCACGGAGATCTTCAACTCCCTTGTGATGTGTGCATTCGTCCCTGCGAAACCGTCCCACATAGCTTCCCTTCTCACTCACGGACTTGGGGTGGATTACCCGGTGGACAGGATTTACGAAATCGGGGAGAAGACCTTCCTGGCGAAGAGGAGATTCAACGAGCTTGCCGGTCGGGGCAGGGATCATGACAGACTTCCCGAAATAATCCTGCAGCCTGTGGATGGTGGGAGCGAGGGCAACGTCCCTGACATTGAATATCAGCTGAAGGAATATTACGATTTCAGGGGCTGGAACTGA
- a CDS encoding iron-containing alcohol dehydrogenase: MWNFLSPKIVFGEDSVEFLERLQGRKVVLISDEIVGEKFSKILERYVDFAGRIYLPAREPYREDAEDVAEKLRETEPDFIVALGGGSVLDVAKAARILAELDIPPEEITPFTDLGEMGYSGKVKLVAIPTTSGTGSEVTWAIVLKDRGERRKIVMANEKAMPDVALVDPIFVYEMPESIAILSGFDALSHAVEAYLSAFSNPFSDSLAVRAVRLIAESFEQSAEGDRKARENMHLAATIAGLAFSNSQVGVVHALAHATGAVLNMPHGIAVAVYLKPVLEYYAERGIERVNGLSHEAGMDVMAMMHKLYSRFGVKSYYDSSEIRKNSEGIVKRAMEDSCIVTGPFVPDEDELFEIIGKVVG; the protein is encoded by the coding sequence ATGTGGAATTTCCTATCTCCAAAAATCGTCTTCGGAGAGGACTCTGTCGAATTTCTCGAAAGGTTGCAGGGTAGGAAAGTGGTTCTGATCTCGGACGAAATCGTTGGCGAAAAATTTTCAAAAATTCTGGAAAGGTATGTTGATTTTGCCGGAAGGATTTATCTTCCTGCGAGAGAGCCATACAGAGAGGACGCAGAGGATGTGGCTGAGAAGCTCAGAGAAACCGAGCCGGATTTCATCGTTGCCCTCGGTGGTGGAAGTGTTCTTGACGTTGCAAAGGCAGCGAGGATTCTTGCGGAGCTTGACATACCTCCCGAGGAGATAACTCCCTTCACCGATCTCGGGGAGATGGGGTATTCCGGCAAGGTGAAGCTGGTTGCGATACCCACCACAAGCGGAACGGGCAGTGAGGTTACCTGGGCAATAGTTCTGAAGGACAGGGGCGAGAGAAGAAAGATCGTCATGGCCAATGAGAAGGCGATGCCCGACGTTGCCCTGGTTGACCCCATCTTCGTTTACGAAATGCCGGAAAGCATCGCAATTTTGTCGGGTTTTGATGCTCTGAGTCATGCGGTTGAGGCCTACCTGTCAGCCTTCAGCAATCCCTTCAGCGACTCTCTCGCTGTGAGGGCTGTAAGGCTTATCGCCGAAAGCTTTGAACAATCTGCTGAAGGCGACAGGAAGGCGAGGGAGAACATGCACCTGGCCGCCACGATTGCAGGCCTGGCTTTCAGCAACTCACAGGTCGGAGTGGTGCACGCCCTCGCCCATGCCACCGGAGCGGTTCTGAACATGCCCCACGGGATTGCGGTTGCGGTATATCTGAAACCGGTTCTCGAATATTATGCTGAGAGGGGGATTGAGAGAGTTAATGGGCTTTCGCATGAGGCGGGGATGGACGTCATGGCCATGATGCATAAGCTGTATTCGAGATTCGGCGTGAAGAGTTATTATGATTCTTCAGAAATCAGGAAAAACAGTGAGGGAATAGTGAAAAGGGCGATGGAGGATAGCTGCATAGTTACCGGACCATTTGTGCCTGATGAGGATGAGCTTTTCGAGATTATCGGAAAGGTGGTTGGATGA
- a CDS encoding SCP2 sterol-binding domain-containing protein has protein sequence MPKLFSEEWVKEYMRLLNESEEYEQAAKDWEGDFLFVVEPDEGLTEPMYIYLDLYHGKARDGYMVKDPSQVNAAFEFRGKYSNWKKLLNGEIDPIKGLVTGKFKLRGNMAKVMRYAKAAKALVEVAQKVETELPE, from the coding sequence ATGCCAAAGCTGTTTTCTGAAGAGTGGGTAAAGGAGTACATGAGATTGCTGAACGAAAGTGAGGAATATGAGCAGGCTGCGAAGGACTGGGAAGGGGATTTTCTTTTTGTGGTGGAGCCGGACGAGGGGCTGACCGAGCCGATGTACATTTACCTCGACCTCTACCATGGCAAGGCCAGAGATGGGTACATGGTAAAGGACCCCTCCCAGGTGAATGCGGCGTTCGAGTTCAGGGGGAAGTATTCAAACTGGAAGAAGCTTTTAAACGGTGAGATTGACCCCATAAAAGGGCTTGTAACCGGCAAGTTCAAGCTCAGGGGGAATATGGCAAAGGTCATGAGGTATGCCAAGGCCGCGAAGGCACTGGTAGAGGTGGCTCAGAAGGTCGAAACAGAGCTGCCGGAGTAG
- the nifU gene encoding Fe-S cluster assembly scaffold protein NifU, translating to MYSEKVLEHFRNPRNVGVIEDADGVGTVGNPVCGDLMTMYIKVEDDRIVDIKFQTFGCGAAIATSSMATELAKGKTLEEALQITKQTVAEALGGLPPQKMHCSNLAADALKRAIADYLKKNGREEDLKRLGLDNLPDEDEHDDHGELCPM from the coding sequence TTGTATAGTGAAAAGGTCCTTGAGCATTTCAGGAACCCGAGGAACGTTGGCGTTATCGAGGATGCTGATGGTGTTGGAACCGTCGGCAACCCTGTCTGCGGGGATTTGATGACCATGTACATCAAGGTCGAGGATGACAGGATAGTTGACATAAAATTCCAGACGTTCGGTTGTGGTGCGGCAATAGCAACCAGCAGCATGGCAACAGAACTTGCGAAGGGAAAAACGCTTGAGGAGGCATTGCAGATTACCAAGCAGACCGTTGCTGAAGCGCTCGGAGGTTTACCTCCTCAGAAAATGCACTGCTCAAATCTCGCTGCAGATGCGCTGAAAAGGGCCATTGCGGACTATCTGAAAAAGAATGGAAGAGAAGAAGACCTGAAAAGACTCGGTCTTGACAACCTTCCCGATGAGGATGAACACGACGACCACGGGGAACTCTGTCCGATGTAA